From Vreelandella neptunia, the proteins below share one genomic window:
- a CDS encoding TRAP transporter large permease, with protein MVITFLVLLAVLMLVGTPIFIALAGSVTVAMGSFSHIPLAIVAERLFAGLDKFPLMAIPFFILTGSLMSAGGLSQRIIRLANLLVGRFTGGMGMTAVSASMFFGAISGSSPATVVSVGSLLYPAMRKEGYSGQFSIGVLVSAGSLGIIIPPSVVMIVYAAVTGVSVGALFMAGVGAGLLYAACLLPYCWYRAKKDGVTPVEPPSWGEVLAGFKDASWGLGVPLVVLGGIYLGIFTPTEAAAVSVIYALLVSALIYREKSFAELFQSMIEAATTTAQVMIILAAASVLAWFLSSNGLAAMLANAILSLSENPYHIFLLINVTVLIAGMFLDASSIMVILAPLFYTVGMRVGIDPVHLGAVLTVNGAIGMFTPPFGLNLFVAGTINGVDYVQAVRGALPFIGIALFALILLTYIPAISMWLPNMVYGG; from the coding sequence ATGGTCATCACATTCCTGGTGCTATTAGCTGTTTTGATGTTAGTGGGAACGCCCATCTTTATTGCATTGGCGGGTTCCGTCACGGTGGCGATGGGGAGCTTTAGCCATATTCCATTGGCGATCGTGGCTGAGCGCTTGTTTGCCGGGTTGGATAAGTTCCCATTGATGGCAATACCCTTTTTTATTCTTACCGGTAGTTTGATGAGTGCGGGTGGGTTATCGCAGCGGATCATCCGCTTGGCCAACTTGTTGGTGGGTCGTTTTACCGGTGGTATGGGGATGACAGCGGTATCCGCGAGTATGTTTTTTGGTGCTATTTCCGGATCGAGCCCGGCCACGGTGGTGTCGGTGGGCTCACTGCTCTATCCGGCCATGCGCAAGGAAGGATATTCCGGTCAATTTTCGATTGGTGTGCTGGTGTCTGCTGGTTCATTGGGCATCATCATTCCCCCTTCGGTTGTAATGATCGTCTACGCGGCTGTCACCGGGGTGTCGGTGGGTGCGCTGTTCATGGCAGGGGTCGGTGCCGGTTTATTATATGCAGCATGCTTATTGCCTTACTGTTGGTACCGCGCCAAGAAGGACGGTGTAACGCCCGTGGAGCCGCCCAGTTGGGGCGAGGTTTTAGCAGGATTCAAAGATGCTTCGTGGGGGTTAGGGGTTCCTCTCGTCGTCTTGGGTGGAATTTATCTCGGTATCTTTACGCCCACTGAAGCCGCCGCTGTATCGGTGATCTATGCCCTGTTGGTCTCAGCCCTGATTTATCGTGAGAAGAGCTTTGCAGAGCTATTCCAAAGCATGATTGAAGCGGCGACCACAACGGCTCAGGTAATGATTATTCTTGCTGCTGCCTCGGTGCTAGCGTGGTTTTTGTCCAGTAATGGGTTAGCGGCGATGTTGGCCAACGCTATCCTGTCGTTATCCGAGAATCCGTACCATATCTTCCTGCTGATCAATGTGACGGTACTGATTGCCGGTATGTTCCTAGATGCTTCCTCCATTATGGTGATTCTTGCACCCCTGTTTTACACCGTGGGTATGCGCGTGGGTATTGACCCTGTCCACCTGGGGGCAGTACTGACCGTGAATGGGGCGATTGGCATGTTTACGCCGCCATTTGGCCTCAACCTGTTTGTGGCGGGCACTATCAACGGCGTCGATTACGTCCAGGCGGTACGTGGTGCGTTGCCCTTTATTGGCATTGCTCTGTTTGCCTTGATACTGCTGACCTATATTCCTGCGATCAGCATGTGGCTACCCAATATGGTGTATGGCGGCTAA
- a CDS encoding sulfite exporter TauE/SafE family protein — MYSVLLLCGGVAGVTTVLFGFGGGFVVVPLLYTLLIYVHGPESGIGQAAMHIAVATSTALMIFAASLSTWRHHLRQTVQWHLVRQLVGYIAVGAVLGAEAAVSLSGEWVRWAFIGYLSITIADAVLRPGFLHQAESDVRPMGRGVTAMTGTLIGAVAALLGVGGSVMTVPLMRRRGASMTAATAMANPLSLPMAVSGTATYVLLSANHPALGDGYAGYVDLRALLVLALGSWLGIRLASTWIGRIPDRLHARVYLLLLTMVLVVMVFVH, encoded by the coding sequence GTGTATAGCGTATTGCTACTTTGTGGCGGGGTGGCAGGAGTGACCACCGTATTGTTCGGTTTCGGTGGCGGGTTCGTGGTGGTTCCCTTGCTGTATACCCTGCTGATTTACGTCCACGGGCCGGAAAGTGGTATCGGTCAGGCGGCCATGCATATCGCGGTGGCCACCTCGACGGCGTTGATGATCTTTGCTGCTTCCCTGTCCACATGGCGCCACCATCTAAGGCAAACCGTGCAATGGCACCTGGTGCGGCAGCTGGTGGGCTATATCGCCGTGGGCGCTGTGCTTGGTGCGGAGGCGGCCGTGTCGTTAAGTGGCGAGTGGGTGCGCTGGGCGTTTATCGGCTATCTGAGTATTACGATTGCGGATGCTGTTCTGCGACCCGGTTTTCTGCATCAGGCGGAGAGTGATGTGCGTCCTATGGGTCGTGGGGTAACGGCGATGACGGGGACACTGATTGGTGCGGTGGCCGCCTTGCTGGGCGTTGGCGGCAGTGTGATGACCGTACCGCTCATGCGCCGTAGAGGCGCGAGTATGACGGCAGCCACTGCCATGGCCAATCCGTTGTCGTTGCCCATGGCGGTGAGTGGCACCGCGACGTATGTGTTGCTGTCGGCAAATCACCCAGCGTTAGGGGACGGGTATGCCGGTTATGTGGATCTGCGCGCCTTGCTGGTACTTGCATTGGGCTCATGGCTCGGTATCCGCTTGGCGTCGACCTGGATTGGGCGCATTCCTGACCGTCTTCATGCCCGGGTGTACTTGCTATTGCTGACCATGGTGCTGGTGGTGATGGTTTTTGTTCATTGA
- a CDS encoding TRAP transporter small permease, translating to MRKLDRLISRAEEVLIGLLILSASFILFANVIARYVFNDGFSWAEELVRYQIVWMVLLGASVAARQGIHIGIDILQRFCPPLLAKWIGLLVHAVSIAFCLFLVLYGFQLTEQTHRFGQVSSALQAPMWIVQLAIPVGALLMGIRFTQHFFRTLLGREQASAHLDQIG from the coding sequence ATGCGCAAACTTGATCGCCTCATATCGCGTGCCGAGGAGGTTTTGATTGGCCTGCTGATTTTATCTGCCTCTTTCATTCTTTTCGCCAACGTCATTGCCCGCTACGTGTTCAACGATGGTTTTTCATGGGCTGAGGAGTTGGTGCGTTACCAAATTGTATGGATGGTGCTGCTTGGCGCTAGTGTCGCAGCGCGGCAAGGGATTCATATCGGCATCGATATTCTGCAAAGGTTTTGTCCTCCACTGTTAGCGAAATGGATAGGGTTGCTCGTTCATGCGGTTTCTATCGCTTTTTGCCTTTTCCTGGTGCTTTACGGTTTTCAGTTAACCGAGCAAACCCATCGGTTTGGTCAGGTGAGTTCTGCTCTACAAGCGCCCATGTGGATCGTTCAGTTGGCCATTCCGGTGGGCGCGCTCTTAATGGGTATTCGCTTTACCCAGCATTTCTTCCGGACGTTGCTTGGTCGAGAGCAAGCCTCTGCCCACCTTGATCAAATTGGATAA
- a CDS encoding TetR/AcrR family transcriptional regulator encodes MTKSDTLDVKQSARIRGKTRRNAHETRERLLQAATQEFSERGYDGARMERIVRAADCNVRMVYHYFDDKEGLYLTVLERVYEELRAKEQALNLSYLEPVAGMRALVEFTFDHMAEHPEFTSLVRNENLLGGRMLRKSSKVVQQTTPLVGMIRDTLKRGEAAGLFRSAVDPTQLYISILSLSIIHINQRDTLSIIFEQDLADPDWLAERRAHAVEVILSYLCVESLVIK; translated from the coding sequence ATGACAAAAAGCGATACGCTCGATGTGAAACAGAGTGCCCGTATCCGGGGAAAAACCCGCCGTAATGCTCATGAAACACGCGAGCGCCTGCTTCAAGCGGCGACTCAAGAGTTTTCCGAGCGCGGCTACGATGGTGCTCGCATGGAACGTATCGTGCGTGCAGCCGATTGTAATGTGCGCATGGTGTATCACTACTTCGATGACAAGGAAGGTCTTTACCTGACTGTTCTCGAACGAGTCTATGAGGAGTTGCGTGCCAAGGAGCAGGCACTCAATTTAAGCTATCTTGAGCCCGTTGCAGGTATGCGCGCGCTGGTCGAATTCACCTTCGATCATATGGCCGAGCATCCCGAGTTCACCAGCCTGGTGCGCAATGAGAACTTGCTGGGTGGACGCATGCTGCGCAAATCGAGCAAAGTCGTCCAGCAAACGACGCCGCTCGTAGGCATGATCCGGGATACCCTAAAGCGAGGGGAAGCAGCAGGGTTATTTCGCTCCGCTGTAGACCCTACCCAGCTCTACATTTCTATTCTTTCGCTATCAATCATTCACATCAATCAACGCGACACGCTATCCATCATCTTCGAGCAGGATCTGGCTGACCCGGATTGGCTTGCCGAGCGGCGTGCCCATGCGGTCGAGGTAATACTTTCCTATCTATGTGTTGAGTCCCTGGTGATCAAGTAA
- the ggt gene encoding gamma-glutamyltransferase, whose protein sequence is MSISITSSALAHSHEGVVTSPHTLATEAGLKVLREGGNAVEAAITMGACLAVTYPHFTGLGGDAFMIIADANGGVQTLSGIGQAPQAKLQLSGQLPARGAGSMLTTAATVDTWGQAHEISRQNCGGQMGWAALMEPAIQLAREGFPVTPSQRFWLDFRSDELSMMPGVREHFMPGGKIPHEDEKLYQPQLAASLQSIATHGYRDFYEGQLGAKIAAGLEAAGSPLTGADLAATRARIEMPLSVPYRGGELLAHRPPTQGMTTLEIMGILARFDLSNIEEGSADYYHLLVEAVKRAFLDRNSYLADPDFASVPCERLLSPAHLDAEAAKVEAGKALDWPFAYQHGDTVYLAAADRFGNAVSMLQTIYYDWGSGVSVGDTGILWHNRGAAFSLDPAHPNALAPGKRPFHTLNPGMYRVDGKPRLLYGTQGADGQPQTLAAVLTRLIDYGMDPLSALKAPRFLLGRTFSDGRDTLKLEQDAGEAVFAELTRRGHQVSLLPAQSALAGHPGAVVIDPAKGFYAAHDPRSDGIALGL, encoded by the coding sequence ATGTCTATTAGCATCACTTCATCAGCGTTAGCGCATTCCCATGAGGGGGTGGTGACCAGTCCCCATACGCTGGCAACAGAAGCGGGTCTTAAGGTACTTCGTGAAGGGGGCAACGCGGTCGAAGCGGCGATCACCATGGGGGCCTGCCTGGCAGTGACGTATCCGCATTTTACCGGCCTTGGCGGCGATGCCTTCATGATCATCGCGGATGCAAACGGTGGTGTGCAAACCCTGTCAGGCATTGGCCAGGCGCCACAGGCTAAGTTGCAACTGTCTGGTCAATTGCCTGCGAGGGGCGCTGGTTCCATGTTAACCACAGCTGCCACGGTCGATACCTGGGGGCAGGCGCATGAGATTTCCCGTCAGAACTGTGGCGGCCAAATGGGCTGGGCAGCGCTGATGGAACCTGCGATACAGCTAGCGAGGGAAGGCTTCCCGGTGACGCCTTCGCAGCGCTTTTGGCTTGATTTTCGTAGCGATGAGCTATCGATGATGCCAGGCGTACGAGAGCACTTTATGCCAGGCGGGAAGATTCCCCATGAGGATGAAAAACTGTACCAGCCACAGCTGGCCGCTTCACTGCAGTCCATTGCGACCCACGGGTACCGGGACTTTTATGAAGGGCAGTTGGGGGCGAAAATCGCCGCTGGGCTGGAAGCGGCAGGGTCTCCACTCACCGGCGCTGATCTGGCGGCTACCCGAGCACGAATAGAAATGCCGCTGTCTGTTCCTTACCGTGGTGGCGAACTGCTGGCCCATCGTCCCCCAACCCAGGGTATGACGACACTAGAGATAATGGGTATCCTGGCGCGTTTCGATCTTTCCAACATTGAGGAGGGCAGCGCTGATTATTACCACTTGCTGGTGGAGGCGGTAAAGCGCGCTTTCCTGGATCGTAATAGCTACCTGGCTGATCCCGATTTCGCGTCGGTGCCTTGTGAAAGGTTGTTATCGCCTGCCCATCTTGATGCTGAAGCGGCAAAAGTGGAGGCGGGGAAAGCATTGGATTGGCCCTTTGCTTATCAGCATGGCGATACGGTTTATCTGGCGGCCGCTGATCGTTTCGGTAATGCCGTCTCCATGCTGCAGACGATTTATTACGACTGGGGCAGTGGTGTCAGTGTCGGTGATACGGGGATTTTGTGGCACAACCGTGGTGCCGCGTTCAGTCTTGATCCGGCTCATCCGAATGCGCTGGCCCCCGGAAAGCGTCCTTTTCATACCCTTAACCCGGGTATGTATCGTGTCGATGGAAAGCCGCGTTTACTTTACGGTACTCAAGGCGCTGATGGACAGCCGCAAACCCTCGCTGCCGTACTGACGCGCTTGATAGACTATGGCATGGATCCGCTCAGTGCGCTTAAAGCGCCGCGCTTTCTACTGGGGCGAACCTTTTCCGATGGCCGTGACACGCTAAAACTTGAGCAGGATGCGGGAGAGGCGGTCTTCGCTGAATTGACCCGGCGTGGTCATCAGGTGAGCCTGCTACCCGCACAGAGTGCCTTGGCTGGCCACCCCGGCGCGGTCGTTATCGACCCGGCGAAAGGCTTTTACGCCGCTCATGACCCTCGCAGCGATGGCATCGCGTTAGGGCTATAG
- a CDS encoding AraC family transcriptional regulator yields MLNTPLSEVDHVARPVVAIGTDYRPGTLLDFHTHRRAQFLYGMTGLMEVNTDDGTWMVPPYSGVWLPAGKRHQVRMNGVSTRSLYIEPHVAPRASSNCEVLVVTPLLHHLLLASAHIPALYDENGRDGALAKLLLYELEQAQALPLFAPLPHDLPLARLCREFLGQPSIHTLPEEWARQLHCSQRTFNRLFRQQTGLSFGVWRQQACLMAAIPRLLSGSSVTRTALELGYDSPAAFSSMFRKVLGQSPSAFVRAASRPPEEGGGSGLVCCRKFMQQMGK; encoded by the coding sequence ATGCTCAATACGCCCCTGTCAGAGGTGGATCATGTTGCACGTCCCGTGGTGGCCATCGGCACTGACTACCGCCCCGGCACCCTCCTGGACTTTCATACCCATCGCCGTGCCCAGTTTCTCTATGGCATGACCGGCTTGATGGAAGTCAATACGGATGACGGTACCTGGATGGTGCCGCCCTATAGCGGCGTCTGGCTACCTGCAGGCAAGCGCCACCAAGTGCGCATGAACGGGGTGAGCACCCGAAGCTTGTATATCGAACCCCACGTCGCGCCACGCGCTTCGAGCAACTGCGAGGTGCTGGTCGTGACGCCTCTCCTGCATCACCTGCTGCTGGCTTCCGCCCACATCCCCGCACTCTATGACGAAAACGGCCGCGATGGTGCCCTGGCTAAGCTACTCCTATACGAACTGGAACAGGCTCAGGCCCTGCCACTGTTTGCGCCTTTGCCCCATGACCTTCCGCTCGCCCGCCTGTGCAGAGAGTTTCTCGGCCAGCCGAGCATTCACACTCTTCCGGAGGAGTGGGCGCGGCAGTTACATTGCAGTCAGCGCACCTTCAATCGTCTGTTTCGTCAGCAAACTGGACTCTCCTTTGGCGTATGGCGCCAGCAGGCCTGCCTGATGGCAGCAATTCCCAGGCTGCTGTCTGGCAGTTCCGTTACCCGAACCGCACTGGAACTCGGCTACGACAGCCCAGCCGCTTTCTCCAGCATGTTTCGCAAGGTACTCGGTCAATCTCCCAGCGCTTTTGTTCGGGCGGCTAGTCGCCCGCCGGAGGAAGGCGGCGGTTCTGGCTTGGTTTGCTGTCGTAAATTTATGCAGCAGATGGGCAAGTAG